One Succinispira mobilis DSM 6222 genomic window carries:
- the nth gene encoding endonuclease III — translation MATVKQKKILQILATTYQGLGTALTHSNNFELLVAVILSAQCTDERVNIITKRLFPKYSTPAIWLEQLTEAKLMELIHDCGLFRSKAKNLLATCAILVEKHQGQVPNKFEELVLLPGVGRKTANVMLSQAFGVPAIAVDTHVFRTSRRLGLAKSDDVMAVEQELQKTIPKKNWSAAHHWLIWHGRKLCKARKPLCQLCPLQSLCTSDDKTTA, via the coding sequence ATGGCTACAGTAAAGCAAAAAAAGATTCTCCAAATTCTAGCTACAACTTATCAAGGTCTAGGTACCGCCCTAACACATAGTAATAATTTTGAACTACTAGTTGCAGTGATTTTATCAGCCCAATGTACTGATGAGCGTGTCAATATCATTACTAAGCGACTATTTCCTAAATATTCTACCCCTGCTATCTGGTTAGAGCAGCTAACAGAAGCGAAACTTATGGAGCTTATTCATGATTGTGGTCTATTTCGCAGTAAAGCTAAAAATCTTTTAGCCACTTGCGCTATCTTAGTTGAAAAACACCAAGGTCAAGTTCCTAATAAATTTGAAGAGCTCGTGCTTTTACCAGGTGTCGGCCGTAAAACAGCTAATGTTATGTTAAGTCAAGCTTTTGGTGTGCCAGCAATTGCTGTAGATACGCATGTTTTCAGAACTTCGCGGCGCCTTGGTCTTGCCAAAAGTGATGATGTGATGGCGGTCGAGCAAGAATTACAAAAAACAATTCCGAAAAAAAATTGGTCAGCAGCCCACCACTGGTTAATTTGGCATGGTCGTAAACTTTGCAAAGCCCGTAAACCCCTTTGTCAGCTTTGTCCTTTGCAAAGCTTATGTACCAGTGATGATAAAACAACCGCATAA